The genomic stretch CAATTTTAATAGTTATTGCCCTAATATTTGCGTGTGCATGTAAGCAAAACACGGTGCGGCAAATAGCTGTAAGCGATTTTTTTAAAACACCCGAAAAAACCTTTTTTAAGATATCGCCCGACGGGAATTACATCTCCTATTTAAAGCCTTATAAAGATAAGCAAAATATCTACATCCGGTCGTTAGTTGACGGTACCGAACACATGGCTACTACCTTTACCGATTACTCGGTACGTGACTACACCTGGACATTTAGTAATCAAATTGTACTAACACAGGATATTATTGCGGTAGATGAATTTCGGCTTTACACGCTTGATGTAGCGTCGCTAAAGCTAAAAAGCCTGCTCAATTTAGATAAGGCCCGCATACGTATACTAAATCGTAATCGCCAAAACCCTGATATTATTACCGTGGCTATGAACAAACGCGACCCGGTAAATTTTGATGTATACCGTTTAAACGTTAAAACCGGCGACTTGCAACCCTACCTGCTAAACCCCGGTAACATTACCAAATGGTACCCCGACCCAGATGGCAGTATACGCATGGTAAAGGTATCTGACGGGGTGAACGAAAGTATATTGTATCGCCCAACCGAAAGTGCCGGATTTACCACTATTATTAAAAATAACTTTAAAGACAGGGTAGAGCCTATTGCGTTTACAGGTGTTGCCAAAAATTTTTACGCGCTATCAAATGTAAACCGCGATAAAACTGCTCTGATAGAGATTAATGCCGAAAATGGCAAACAAGTAAAGGTAGTTTACCAAAGCGATAAGGCCGATATATTAGATGTAAGCTACTCTAAAAATAAACGTCGCTTAGAGATGGTATCATGGGAAGAGGCAAAACCGCAAAAGCATTTTTTAGATGGCGATGTAGAACAGCTTTATAAGAATTTGTCGGGGAAAATAAAGGGGAACAACCTTGAGATTGTTGACCGGGACAGTGCCGAGAATAAATTTATAATAGTAAGCTATACTGATAAAAACCCCGGATCGTATTACCTGTATGAACGTAGCCACGATAAGTTAAGCAAACTGGGCGATATAAACCCCGAGATACATGCTGAAGAATTATGCGATATGCAGCCGGTTGCTTTTAAGGCAAGCGATGGCATGCTGATAAACGGGTATCTTACCATCCCCAGGAATAAAGACAGGAACAATTTGTCTGTAGTAGTGATGCCGCACGACGGTATTTGGGGCCGCGATTCGTGGGGCTACGATGCCGAAGTGCAGTTTTTGGCTAACCGGGGTTATGCCGTTTTCCAGGTGAATTACCGTGGATCGGCGGGTTATGGCAAGGCTTTTCGTAATGCAGGCTATAAGCAGGTTGGCGGAAAGATACAGCAGGATATTACCGATGGGGTACAATGGTTAATAGCCAATAAAATAGCAAACCCTAAAAAGATAGCCATATTTGGTGGGGGTTTTGGTGGTTTCTCGGCATTATATGGTGTATCGTTCCATCCCGAATTGTACAATTGCGCTATAATGAAATATGGCCTGATCAACTTTTTTACCTATTTAAAGGATGCGCCGCCATTTTTTAAGCCGTATTTAAGCATGATATACGAGATGATTGGTAACCCCGAAACGGATGCCGAACAGTTAAGGGCAATATCGCCGGTGTTTCATACCGATAAAATTAAAAGTCCGCTGCTTATTTTTCAGGGAGCTAAAGATCCCCGTGCTAACATCAGCGAATTGAACCAGTTTGTTCGTGAGATAAAAAAACGTAATGTGCCGGTTACTTACCGCCTTAAAGAAAACGAACGCGCCTACTTTAAAAGCGAACACAACCGCTTAGAGATGTATAGCGAGATAGAAAAATTTCTGGACACCAATATGCAGGTTAAACGTTAACCTGTTATGAAACTGGAGAGAAATATTTATCGTAAAAACTTTTCGCTAATAGCCAGTTTTTTGGTGCTGATTACAGTGAGCCTTATCATCGCTATTTTCATATCATATAAGCTTACTGCCAAATACGTCGAGAATGAGTTCGCCTCCAAAAAGATAGAGGTTTGGGAACAAACCATTAAGCCCTATTACGATTTTTTCCAGATCAA from Inquilinus sp. KBS0705 encodes the following:
- a CDS encoding S9 family peptidase, coding for MYGRFRSILIVIALIFACACKQNTVRQIAVSDFFKTPEKTFFKISPDGNYISYLKPYKDKQNIYIRSLVDGTEHMATTFTDYSVRDYTWTFSNQIVLTQDIIAVDEFRLYTLDVASLKLKSLLNLDKARIRILNRNRQNPDIITVAMNKRDPVNFDVYRLNVKTGDLQPYLLNPGNITKWYPDPDGSIRMVKVSDGVNESILYRPTESAGFTTIIKNNFKDRVEPIAFTGVAKNFYALSNVNRDKTALIEINAENGKQVKVVYQSDKADILDVSYSKNKRRLEMVSWEEAKPQKHFLDGDVEQLYKNLSGKIKGNNLEIVDRDSAENKFIIVSYTDKNPGSYYLYERSHDKLSKLGDINPEIHAEELCDMQPVAFKASDGMLINGYLTIPRNKDRNNLSVVVMPHDGIWGRDSWGYDAEVQFLANRGYAVFQVNYRGSAGYGKAFRNAGYKQVGGKIQQDITDGVQWLIANKIANPKKIAIFGGGFGGFSALYGVSFHPELYNCAIMKYGLINFFTYLKDAPPFFKPYLSMIYEMIGNPETDAEQLRAISPVFHTDKIKSPLLIFQGAKDPRANISELNQFVREIKKRNVPVTYRLKENERAYFKSEHNRLEMYSEIEKFLDTNMQVKR